From a single Nostoc edaphicum CCNP1411 genomic region:
- a CDS encoding protein kinase domain-containing protein: MTWASGQKLHRDRYEIKQQLGQGNFAITYLAEDRDGKNVVIKTLDSNLLNQLSNEDRDRLKSGFADESRKLAICKHPNIVQVIDTFEEGDLKCMVMEYIQGDNLAKIVQPRGFLPAKEAVDYIQQIGKALIVVHEQGFLHRDVKPENIILRAGTHQVVLINFDLARRFVDNPVSSRGNLVDKFTPIELYSNSPRQQARRKPWTDIYSLAATLYFLLTGKQPESAIERQDNNKRLIPPNELNDKISDRVNNAILYAMQLQPDNRPETVEDWLTELGFKTAGFSLPKLPWTQPLWAWILEIMGVLALFAALISGVKDGTDLFKDWFPDKSAPTNPPTQQAPSSSAKPQNR; this comes from the coding sequence ATGACTTGGGCATCTGGACAAAAGTTACACCGCGATCGGTATGAAATTAAGCAACAGTTAGGACAGGGGAACTTCGCTATTACTTATCTTGCTGAGGATCGGGATGGCAAGAATGTTGTAATTAAAACATTAGATTCCAATTTGCTCAATCAATTAAGTAACGAAGACCGCGATCGCTTAAAATCAGGTTTTGCAGATGAATCCCGTAAACTAGCAATATGCAAACATCCGAATATTGTCCAAGTCATTGATACCTTCGAGGAAGGTGATTTAAAATGCATGGTCATGGAGTATATTCAAGGAGATAATTTAGCCAAGATTGTCCAACCGCGAGGATTTCTCCCAGCAAAAGAGGCTGTAGATTATATTCAACAAATTGGGAAAGCACTCATAGTAGTGCATGAACAAGGATTTTTACATCGAGATGTGAAACCAGAAAATATCATTTTGCGGGCAGGTACGCATCAGGTTGTTTTGATAAACTTCGACTTAGCACGAAGATTCGTTGATAACCCAGTATCAAGTCGCGGTAACTTGGTTGACAAATTTACACCAATTGAACTGTATTCCAACTCTCCTAGACAACAGGCGCGGCGTAAACCTTGGACTGATATTTATTCTCTTGCGGCAACTTTATATTTTTTATTAACAGGAAAACAGCCAGAAAGTGCTATTGAGCGCCAAGATAACAATAAGCGTTTAATTCCACCTAACGAATTGAATGATAAGATTAGCGATCGTGTCAATAATGCCATTCTCTACGCAATGCAACTACAACCAGATAACCGTCCCGAAACAGTAGAAGACTGGTTAACGGAATTGGGTTTCAAAACAGCAGGTTTTTCTCTTCCCAAACTTCCTTGGACACAACCCTTGTGGGCGTGGATATTAGAGATTATGGGTGTATTAGCATTATTTGCAGCCTTGATCTCAGGAGTCAAAGACGGCACAGATTTATTCAAAGATTGGTTCCCAGACAAATCAGCACCTACCAATCCCCCAACACAACAAGCGCCATCATCTTCTGCTAAACCACAAAATAGATAA
- a CDS encoding serine/threonine-protein kinase, whose product MSQSTLAINKSGRMFWQDGQLIYNGKYKIEKYLGGGGFALTYQAMHTKLNRRVVIKTPNISVQRDPDYPKYVERFKKEAQMLAMCCRDSHPHIVQVFDFFVEEDGRYCLEMQYIAGESLWEYVQRQGKLPETEAVKYIHQMGLALVDLHKKGVFHLDVTPPNIMLNFNSGIPNSGKAVLIDFGIAGDMSPPSTLSRSFGNKAFAPYELTRKGIRHPTVDIYCLAGSLYYAITGQRPTNSFDRKYEQEKLVPPKQLVSSLSYTVNQAILKGMALEAKDRPQTMEEWLNLLSFSQVNLTELILASDVGVDYQYLENLLKAEKWKAADEETTRVMLKVAKREQGGWLDYESIENFPCTDLCIIDQLWVKYSNCHFGFSVQKRIWLECGGKVDYETECCLGDRVGWRNKGRWLEKDEYKYSLDALNGHLPTTKNHHSLIWLNISLFFSRVQSCNF is encoded by the coding sequence GTGTCACAATCAACATTAGCCATTAATAAATCTGGGCGTATGTTCTGGCAAGACGGACAGCTAATATACAACGGCAAATACAAAATAGAAAAATACTTGGGTGGTGGTGGTTTTGCACTTACCTACCAAGCAATGCATACCAAGCTAAACCGCCGAGTCGTGATCAAAACCCCTAACATCAGCGTTCAACGAGATCCAGACTATCCCAAGTATGTTGAACGCTTCAAAAAAGAAGCACAGATGCTAGCAATGTGTTGTAGAGACTCACATCCGCATATTGTGCAAGTATTCGACTTTTTTGTTGAAGAAGATGGTCGCTACTGCTTAGAAATGCAATATATAGCAGGTGAGAGTTTATGGGAATACGTGCAACGCCAAGGGAAATTACCTGAAACTGAAGCTGTAAAATACATCCACCAAATGGGTTTAGCTTTGGTAGATCTACATAAAAAAGGAGTTTTTCATCTTGATGTCACTCCTCCCAATATTATGCTCAATTTTAATTCAGGGATTCCTAACTCAGGCAAAGCCGTGTTGATAGACTTTGGTATTGCAGGCGATATGTCCCCACCGAGTACCCTGTCTAGGTCTTTTGGGAACAAAGCATTCGCACCTTATGAGTTAACACGGAAAGGAATTCGTCACCCAACAGTTGATATCTACTGCTTGGCTGGATCTTTGTACTATGCTATCACTGGACAACGCCCCACCAATTCCTTTGACCGCAAGTATGAACAAGAGAAATTAGTACCACCAAAGCAACTTGTCTCCAGTCTTAGCTATACGGTAAATCAAGCAATTCTGAAAGGAATGGCATTAGAGGCAAAAGACCGACCCCAGACAATGGAAGAATGGTTGAATTTACTCTCTTTCTCGCAAGTTAATCTAACAGAATTGATATTAGCTTCTGATGTGGGAGTAGATTACCAATATCTAGAGAATTTACTCAAAGCAGAAAAATGGAAAGCAGCAGATGAGGAAACCACCAGAGTCATGCTGAAAGTAGCCAAAAGAGAACAGGGTGGCTGGCTTGATTATGAATCCATTGAAAATTTTCCCTGCACAGATTTATGCATAATTGACCAATTGTGGGTCAAATACAGCAATTGTCATTTTGGCTTTAGCGTACAAAAACGTATTTGGCTAGAGTGCGGCGGTAAAGTAGATTATGAAACGGAGTGTTGTTTGGGCGATCGCGTTGGCTGGCGCAATAAAGGCAGGTGGCTAGAGAAAGATGAATACAAATATTCACTTGATGCCCTTAACGGACATCTCCCCACCACAAAAAATCACCACTCCCTAATTTGGTTGAATATTTCACTCTTCTTCTCTCGCGTGCAGAGTTGTAACTTTTAA
- a CDS encoding DUF2281 domain-containing protein — MTTKEQINQELEKLPEPLLQEILDFVQFLQAKHQTNSISSDSQSAQMLTTEHTLTGSTAEDLLEFVGSWEGSDIRECLQLVHDSRIPLEF; from the coding sequence ATGACTACTAAGGAACAAATTAATCAAGAACTAGAAAAATTACCTGAACCCTTATTACAGGAAATTTTAGATTTTGTGCAATTTTTGCAAGCCAAACATCAAACAAACAGCATATCTTCAGATAGCCAATCTGCTCAGATGCTTACAACAGAGCATACCTTAACAGGTTCTACTGCTGAAGATTTATTAGAATTTGTCGGCAGTTGGGAAGGTTCAGATATTAGAGAATGCCTGCAACTAGTTCATGACAGTCGGATACCTCTAGAATTTTAA
- a CDS encoding type II toxin-antitoxin system VapC family toxin, with the protein MYPLDTNHCSFLMEGVPSVVNHLRSLGQVQLATSVIVAGELHFMAQNSHQKAANLIKINVFLKRINLYGIDKETTEIYSDFKSEIIKQFGPKEKNKRKTTKLNTIGISENDLWIAATVLRHSLTLVSSDSDFERMRQVREISWESWV; encoded by the coding sequence ATGTATCCACTGGATACTAATCACTGTTCTTTCTTGATGGAAGGTGTGCCTAGCGTTGTAAATCACTTGCGATCGCTTGGTCAGGTACAATTAGCAACCAGTGTTATTGTTGCTGGTGAGTTACACTTTATGGCACAAAACTCACATCAAAAAGCTGCTAATTTAATAAAGATTAATGTATTTCTCAAACGAATTAACCTATACGGGATCGACAAAGAAACAACAGAAATCTACAGTGATTTTAAATCAGAAATTATCAAACAATTCGGCCCAAAAGAAAAAAATAAACGTAAAACAACCAAACTAAATACCATAGGCATTAGTGAAAATGACCTCTGGATAGCTGCTACAGTTTTACGTCATTCATTGACTCTTGTTTCATCTGATAGCGACTTTGAGCGAATGCGACAAGTAAGAGAAATTTCTTGGGAAAGTTGGGTGTAA
- a CDS encoding DUF2808 domain-containing protein, whose protein sequence is MRLTTLFGITLSLAIGIGGVTLSVTEAVQLRDGLVYFVQPPTLVNATTTYKDVNVWGATYYFTINVPENAGESLQKVTIAQKEGSENIRYNLNDTRAFFGTRDRKETQLKLGPVTNERKTRTVIVNFDPPVIPGQTITIALRPVNNPSFSGVYLLGVTAFPVGEKSHGQFLGFGRFQFYNNRRNWWFR, encoded by the coding sequence ATGCGCCTTACAACTTTGTTTGGAATAACACTCTCGTTAGCAATTGGCATTGGAGGAGTTACGCTTTCGGTGACTGAAGCTGTGCAGCTTAGAGATGGCCTAGTCTATTTCGTCCAACCGCCAACACTTGTTAACGCGACAACTACTTACAAAGATGTGAATGTTTGGGGTGCAACTTACTATTTCACTATCAATGTGCCGGAAAATGCTGGAGAATCCCTTCAGAAAGTTACGATCGCACAAAAAGAGGGATCAGAAAATATCCGCTACAATCTTAATGATACCCGTGCATTTTTCGGCACACGCGATCGCAAAGAAACCCAACTGAAACTAGGCCCAGTCACAAACGAGCGCAAGACACGCACGGTTATTGTAAACTTTGACCCGCCTGTGATTCCGGGACAGACAATTACAATCGCCCTCCGCCCTGTGAATAATCCGAGCTTTTCTGGTGTCTACTTATTGGGTGTCACAGCATTTCCTGTAGGTGAAAAATCTCATGGTCAATTTCTTGGCTTTGGACGGTTTCAGTTCTACAACAATAGGAGAAACTGGTGGTTCCGATAG
- a CDS encoding DoxX family protein produces MKKYKEILRVVLAISIIVVGVTHFVIPEPYVKIMPPQLPYPLGLVYLSGFYEILGGIGLLVPPVSQAAAWGLIALFIAVFPANINMAVNHIQLEHIPNSPWVHVVRLPFQAVLIAWAWWYTKPSFGEKQASIIPKSLIPKELE; encoded by the coding sequence ATGAAGAAGTATAAAGAAATCTTACGTGTTGTCCTTGCCATATCCATCATTGTGGTTGGAGTCACACATTTTGTGATTCCAGAACCATACGTCAAAATTATGCCACCGCAACTTCCTTATCCTTTAGGATTAGTTTATCTCAGTGGCTTTTATGAAATTTTGGGTGGTATTGGGTTATTAGTTCCGCCTGTAAGTCAAGCTGCTGCTTGGGGACTTATTGCTCTTTTTATTGCGGTTTTCCCAGCCAATATCAACATGGCGGTTAATCACATTCAGCTAGAACATATACCAAACTCACCTTGGGTACACGTAGTTAGACTTCCTTTTCAAGCCGTTTTAATTGCTTGGGCTTGGTGGTACACAAAACCTTCGTTTGGGGAAAAACAAGCTTCTATCATTCCTAAGTCACTGATTCCCAAGGAACTAGAATGA
- a CDS encoding phosphoketolase, which translates to MTLATTPQTKPLTDEELRKINAYWRAANYLSVGQIYLLDNPLLREPLKLEHVKPRLLGHWGTTPGLNLIYVHLNRVIKKYDLNTIYIAGPGHGGPGLVANTYLEGTYTEYYHNISQDAEGIQKLFKQFSFPGGIPSHVAPETPGSIHEGGELGYALVHAFGAAFDNPDLIVAAVVGDGEAETGALATSWHSNKFLNPVHDGAVLPILHLNGYKIANPTVLARISHEELESLFVGYGYKPYFVEGDDPADVHQQMAATLDIAIAEIQSIQREARVHGFTERPQWPMIVMRTPKGWTGPKEVDGKKTEGSWRSHQVPFGNIAKQPDHLRLLEDWMKSYQPEELFDANGTLIPELAELAPKGHRRMGDNPHANGGILLHDLKMPDFQDYAVDVSEPGKAIAEATQVAGKFLRDIMRLNQESRNFRIVGPDETASNRLGGVLEVTDRTWVAEKLPEDDHLSPDGRVMEILSETNCQGWLEGYLLTGRHGFFSCYEAFIHIIDSMFNQHAKWLKTTRDIPWRRPIASLNYLLTSHVWRQDHNGFSHQDPGFIDHVINKKAEIVRVYLPPDANTLLSVTDHCLRSRNYVNVIVAGKQPALQYLNMDAAIKHCTKGIGIWEWASNDKGGEPDVVLGCAGDIPTLETLAAVDILRQHFPDLKVRVVNVVDLMTLQPKSEHPHGLSEKDFDTIFTTDKPILFAFHGYPWLIHRLTYRQTNHKNLHVRGYKEEGTTTTPFDMVVLNDLDRFHLVIDVINRVPKLGSKAAYVKQQMQDRLIEHKHYIEKYGDDMPEIRDWKWPY; encoded by the coding sequence ATGACATTAGCAACGACTCCACAAACAAAGCCTTTAACAGATGAAGAATTACGGAAGATAAACGCCTACTGGCGTGCAGCTAACTATCTTTCTGTTGGGCAAATATATCTACTTGACAATCCGCTGCTGAGAGAACCGCTAAAGCTGGAACACGTCAAACCCAGACTCTTGGGGCATTGGGGAACAACACCAGGGCTGAACTTGATCTATGTTCACCTGAATCGGGTCATCAAAAAATATGACCTCAACACCATCTATATTGCTGGGCCTGGTCATGGAGGCCCTGGACTGGTAGCCAACACCTATCTAGAAGGCACTTACACCGAGTACTATCACAACATCTCCCAAGATGCAGAAGGAATCCAGAAACTCTTCAAACAATTTTCTTTCCCTGGTGGTATTCCCAGCCACGTTGCACCGGAAACCCCTGGTTCCATTCACGAAGGCGGGGAACTAGGTTATGCCCTCGTCCACGCTTTTGGTGCTGCCTTTGATAACCCTGACTTGATCGTTGCTGCTGTTGTGGGTGACGGCGAAGCTGAAACAGGTGCTTTAGCAACTAGCTGGCATTCCAACAAGTTTCTTAACCCTGTGCATGATGGGGCTGTACTGCCGATCCTTCACTTGAATGGGTATAAAATTGCGAACCCAACAGTATTGGCACGCATCAGCCATGAGGAATTAGAAAGCTTATTTGTAGGCTACGGCTACAAGCCCTACTTTGTCGAAGGTGACGATCCCGCAGATGTCCACCAGCAGATGGCGGCGACTCTAGATATAGCGATCGCAGAAATTCAAAGTATCCAAAGAGAAGCCCGCGTACATGGTTTCACCGAACGTCCTCAGTGGCCGATGATTGTCATGAGAACCCCCAAAGGTTGGACAGGGCCAAAGGAAGTAGATGGTAAAAAAACTGAAGGTTCTTGGCGATCGCACCAAGTTCCCTTTGGCAATATCGCCAAACAGCCAGACCATCTAAGACTCCTAGAAGATTGGATGAAGAGTTACCAACCAGAAGAACTCTTCGACGCTAACGGCACACTGATTCCAGAACTAGCAGAATTAGCCCCCAAAGGGCATCGACGCATGGGTGACAATCCCCACGCTAACGGCGGTATTTTGCTGCATGACCTGAAAATGCCCGATTTTCAAGACTATGCTGTAGATGTTTCTGAACCAGGGAAAGCGATCGCTGAAGCTACCCAAGTTGCCGGAAAATTCTTGCGGGATATCATGCGACTTAACCAAGAAAGCCGCAACTTCCGCATCGTCGGCCCCGACGAAACAGCATCGAATCGCTTAGGTGGTGTGTTAGAAGTCACAGACCGGACTTGGGTAGCTGAGAAACTCCCAGAAGATGACCATCTTTCCCCCGATGGTCGGGTGATGGAAATTCTCAGCGAAACTAATTGTCAAGGATGGTTAGAAGGCTACCTCCTCACAGGACGCCACGGATTTTTCTCTTGCTATGAGGCGTTCATCCACATCATTGACTCAATGTTCAATCAGCACGCCAAATGGCTGAAAACAACCAGAGATATTCCCTGGCGTAGACCAATTGCTTCTCTCAATTACTTACTCACATCCCATGTTTGGCGACAAGACCATAACGGCTTTTCCCACCAAGACCCTGGTTTTATTGACCATGTAATCAATAAGAAAGCAGAGATCGTCCGCGTTTATTTGCCCCCCGATGCCAACACTTTGCTATCGGTAACTGACCACTGCTTGAGAAGCCGCAACTATGTCAACGTCATTGTTGCTGGTAAGCAACCCGCATTGCAATATCTCAACATGGATGCTGCTATCAAGCACTGCACCAAAGGTATCGGTATTTGGGAATGGGCAAGCAACGACAAAGGCGGCGAACCAGATGTAGTGCTGGGTTGTGCTGGGGATATTCCCACCTTAGAAACCTTGGCGGCTGTAGACATTCTGCGCCAGCACTTCCCCGACTTAAAGGTGCGGGTAGTGAATGTAGTGGATTTGATGACACTACAGCCAAAAAGCGAACATCCCCACGGTTTAAGTGAAAAAGACTTTGACACAATTTTCACCACCGATAAACCGATTCTTTTTGCCTTTCATGGCTATCCTTGGCTGATTCATCGCCTAACTTATCGCCAAACTAATCACAAAAACCTCCATGTGCGTGGCTACAAGGAAGAGGGAACTACCACCACTCCGTTTGATATGGTTGTGCTTAACGATCTAGATCGCTTCCATTTAGTCATTGATGTAATTAATCGCGTACCCAAGTTAGGATCTAAAGCAGCTTATGTCAAACAGCAAATGCAAGATCGACTGATCGAACACAAGCACTACATTGAGAAGTACGGCGACGATATGCCGGAAATTCGCGATTGGAAGTGGCCTTATTAA
- a CDS encoding DUF1565 domain-containing protein: protein MAQTFYVNSVSGSDTNPGSQQAPFKTITQALKVATVDTKIQLADGNYNAASGEVFPLTIASGVTVVGNETNKGDRILIEGSGNYLSRTFAGQNVTFVLLDKAELRGVTVTNLASRGSGVWIESTAPTVANSTFKNCKREGVFATGEANPVILGNVFSENAANGIAIAKNSKGQIENNTFFKTGFGIAISDTASPILRDNRIYENRSGIVISGSSRPLLRNNVCENNTDDGITVIGTALPDIGSTNNPGGNTLRNNGKFDLQNATSNKLISLGNKIDASKVTGNVEFADSSVPTPTPTPTPTPTPTPTPTPTPTPTPTPTPTPTIELTDIANHWAGGFIRELVKLGIINGFPDRTFKPDATMTRAQYAALLVKAFNPSPNRAVIKFKDVPADFWASKVIEQAYQGSFLSGFPDNTFGPNKNIQRVQVIVSLVNGLKLSADGTANIKVFDDQAKIPEYAKDEVIKAIDKEIIVNYPNLKQLNPTRDATRGEVAAIVYQALVDAGSVAAINSPYIVTA, encoded by the coding sequence ATGGCTCAAACTTTTTACGTAAATTCAGTATCAGGCAGCGATACCAACCCAGGTAGCCAACAAGCCCCCTTCAAAACTATTACCCAAGCCCTCAAGGTAGCTACTGTTGATACCAAGATTCAACTAGCAGATGGTAATTACAATGCTGCTAGCGGTGAAGTCTTTCCGTTAACGATCGCATCTGGGGTGACAGTGGTGGGTAATGAAACCAACAAAGGCGATCGCATTTTGATTGAAGGGAGTGGTAATTATCTAAGCCGTACTTTTGCTGGTCAGAATGTAACATTTGTGCTTCTGGATAAAGCTGAACTACGAGGAGTGACTGTAACAAATCTGGCTAGTCGTGGTAGTGGTGTCTGGATTGAATCAACTGCCCCTACTGTTGCCAATAGCACCTTCAAAAACTGTAAGCGGGAGGGTGTATTTGCTACAGGCGAGGCTAATCCAGTTATTCTAGGTAATGTGTTCAGTGAGAATGCAGCCAATGGAATTGCGATCGCAAAAAATTCCAAAGGCCAAATTGAAAATAATACCTTCTTCAAAACAGGTTTTGGCATCGCTATTAGTGATACTGCATCACCCATCCTTCGAGATAACAGAATTTACGAAAACCGTTCTGGAATTGTCATCTCTGGTAGTTCTCGTCCCCTATTACGTAATAATGTCTGTGAAAATAATACTGACGATGGCATCACAGTAATTGGAACTGCCCTACCAGATATCGGCAGTACTAATAATCCAGGAGGCAATACTCTACGCAATAACGGTAAATTTGATTTGCAAAATGCCACTTCCAATAAGCTGATTTCTCTAGGAAATAAAATAGATGCGTCTAAAGTCACTGGAAATGTAGAGTTTGCAGATAGTTCGGTTCCAACTCCAACACCCACGCCAACTCCAACTCCAACGCCAACGCCAACTCCAACTCCAACGCCAACGCCAACTCCAACTCCAACTCCAACTCCTACTATCGAATTAACCGATATTGCGAATCATTGGGCAGGTGGGTTTATTCGGGAATTAGTCAAATTGGGAATAATTAATGGTTTCCCCGATCGCACATTTAAACCCGATGCAACCATGACACGGGCACAATACGCCGCATTACTGGTAAAAGCTTTCAACCCATCGCCCAACCGCGCAGTGATCAAATTCAAAGATGTACCAGCAGACTTCTGGGCATCTAAAGTTATTGAGCAGGCATATCAAGGTTCATTTCTCTCTGGTTTTCCCGACAATACCTTTGGCCCTAACAAAAATATTCAGCGTGTGCAAGTCATTGTCTCTCTGGTGAATGGACTTAAGTTATCTGCTGATGGTACAGCAAACATCAAAGTTTTTGATGACCAAGCCAAGATTCCTGAATATGCCAAAGATGAGGTAATAAAAGCTATAGACAAGGAAATTATCGTCAATTACCCGAACCTGAAACAACTCAATCCTACCCGCGATGCTACACGCGGTGAAGTAGCGGCGATCGTGTATCAAGCTTTGGTAGATGCTGGTAGTGTAGCAGCAATCAACTCGCCTTATATAGTGACTGCTTGA
- a CDS encoding TIGR00300 family protein, with translation MTSRIRFLMCPPDHYDVDYVINPWMEGNIHKSSRDRAVEQWQGLHQILKEHAIVDLVPPEKGWPDLVFTANAGLVLGDTVVLSRFLHKERQGEEPFFKQWFEDNGYTVNELPKDLPFEGAGDALLDREGRWLWAGYGFRSELDSHPYLAKWLDIEVLSLRLIDERFYHLDTCFCPLANGYLLYYPGAFDSYSNRLIEMRVAPEKRIALAEADAVNFACNAVNVDSIVIMNKASEALKTRLADLGFQVLETPLTEFLKAGGAAKCLTLRVTEPVRDEIHANVSVESRVIRMEGHLLDAGLINRALDLIIDAGGSFQVLNFNLGEQRQSTSAAEVRVSAPSHEVMEEIISLLIDLGAVDLPHDERDAILEPVIQNGVAPDDFYVSTIYPTEVRIKGQWVKVENQRMDGAIAITQTPSGLVARCKILRDLEVGEQVIVDVLGIRTIRKTESREQRSTQEFSFMSAGVSSERRVELVVEQVAWELRKIRDAGGKVVVTAGPVVIHTGGGEHLAQLVREGYVQALLGGNAIAVHDIEQNIMGTSLGVDMKRGVAVRGGHRHHLKVINSIRRYGSIPKAVEAGAIKSGVMYECVHNNVPFVLAGSIRDDGPLPDTVMDLIKAQEEYAKHLEGAEMILMLSSMLHSIGVGNMTPAGVKMVCVDINPAVVTKLSDRGSVESVGVVTDVGLFLSLLIQQLDKLTSPYVNKVG, from the coding sequence ATGACTTCCCGGATTCGCTTTTTAATGTGTCCTCCTGACCACTACGATGTGGACTATGTGATTAATCCTTGGATGGAAGGGAATATTCACAAATCATCGCGCGATCGCGCCGTGGAACAGTGGCAGGGACTACACCAGATTCTTAAAGAACACGCCATTGTAGACTTAGTACCACCTGAAAAAGGTTGGCCTGATTTGGTTTTTACCGCCAACGCTGGCTTAGTACTAGGGGATACTGTCGTCCTCAGTCGCTTTTTACATAAAGAACGTCAGGGAGAGGAGCCTTTCTTCAAACAATGGTTTGAGGATAATGGTTATACAGTTAATGAACTTCCTAAAGATTTGCCCTTTGAGGGAGCAGGAGATGCACTGCTAGATCGGGAAGGACGCTGGTTATGGGCAGGATACGGTTTCCGCTCGGAATTAGATTCTCACCCTTATCTAGCTAAATGGCTGGATATTGAGGTGCTCTCCCTGCGACTCATCGACGAACGTTTCTATCATCTGGATACCTGTTTTTGTCCCTTAGCAAATGGCTATTTGCTGTACTATCCAGGCGCTTTTGATTCTTACTCCAACCGCTTAATTGAAATGCGAGTCGCACCCGAAAAGCGAATCGCCCTTGCTGAAGCCGATGCAGTCAACTTCGCTTGTAATGCGGTAAATGTGGACAGCATTGTGATCATGAACAAGGCGAGTGAAGCTTTGAAAACCCGCCTTGCAGATTTAGGTTTCCAAGTGCTGGAAACACCACTGACAGAATTTCTCAAAGCTGGTGGTGCGGCTAAATGCTTAACTTTGCGGGTAACAGAACCAGTTAGAGATGAAATTCATGCCAATGTCTCGGTAGAAAGCCGCGTCATTCGCATGGAAGGACACTTACTCGACGCTGGCTTAATTAACCGCGCCTTGGATTTGATTATAGATGCCGGGGGAAGTTTCCAAGTCCTGAATTTCAACTTGGGAGAACAACGGCAAAGTACTTCAGCCGCAGAGGTGAGGGTATCAGCACCATCTCATGAGGTGATGGAAGAAATCATCTCCCTATTGATTGATTTGGGTGCAGTAGATTTACCCCATGATGAGCGAGATGCCATCCTGGAGCCTGTGATCCAAAATGGTGTTGCGCCCGATGATTTCTACGTAAGTACAATTTATCCTACCGAAGTCCGAATAAAGGGTCAGTGGGTGAAGGTAGAAAATCAGCGGATGGATGGCGCGATCGCAATTACTCAAACTCCTTCTGGCTTAGTTGCTCGGTGTAAAATCCTCCGCGATTTAGAAGTTGGCGAACAAGTAATTGTAGATGTATTAGGCATCCGCACCATCCGCAAAACTGAATCACGCGAACAACGCAGCACTCAAGAATTCAGCTTTATGTCGGCGGGTGTTTCCAGCGAACGGCGTGTGGAATTAGTCGTTGAGCAAGTAGCTTGGGAATTGCGTAAAATCCGTGATGCTGGCGGTAAAGTAGTTGTCACGGCTGGCCCCGTGGTGATTCACACTGGTGGCGGTGAACATCTGGCGCAACTGGTTCGAGAAGGATATGTACAGGCGTTGCTTGGTGGAAATGCGATCGCAGTTCACGACATCGAGCAAAATATCATGGGCACTTCCTTGGGTGTAGACATGAAGCGGGGTGTCGCCGTTCGTGGTGGACACCGCCATCACCTCAAGGTAATTAATAGCATCCGCCGTTATGGCAGCATTCCTAAAGCTGTGGAGGCGGGGGCAATTAAAAGTGGCGTGATGTATGAATGTGTCCACAATAATGTACCTTTTGTGCTTGCGGGATCGATTCGGGATGACGGGCCTTTGCCTGATACCGTAATGGATTTGATTAAAGCACAGGAAGAATATGCCAAACACCTAGAAGGCGCAGAGATGATTTTGATGCTGTCATCAATGCTGCACTCCATTGGCGTGGGGAATATGACTCCGGCTGGTGTGAAAATGGTGTGTGTCGATATTAATCCAGCTGTGGTAACTAAGTTAAGCGATCGCGGTTCTGTAGAATCGGTAGGTGTAGTAACAGATGTAGGATTGTTCCTCAGTCTGTTGATTCAGCAGTTGGATAAGTTGACAAGTCCGTATGTAAATAAGGTAGGTTAA
- a CDS encoding DUF2085 domain-containing protein, giving the protein MTRVAFSEELQINGISLIADFLLVGMVFGPPIAPFLAASGVSLLPGIADIIYFMGNHVCPQPEMGLDLAPPFIMAVCMRCYGTVTGLLITRLLYGLTGGKGFYWLSQYGWSGAALASVLMMAYPLELAAQVFGLWNFNNYLVTPFGLITGLAWGLFTMPILHRWQGAKTSLNKL; this is encoded by the coding sequence ATGACAAGAGTAGCTTTCAGTGAAGAGTTGCAGATTAATGGGATCAGTTTGATAGCTGATTTCTTGTTGGTAGGAATGGTTTTTGGCCCGCCTATCGCTCCCTTTTTGGCTGCGTCTGGAGTGTCTTTGCTTCCTGGGATTGCGGACATCATTTATTTCATGGGTAATCATGTGTGTCCGCAACCAGAGATGGGGTTAGATTTAGCACCACCGTTTATTATGGCTGTGTGTATGCGCTGTTACGGCACTGTCACAGGTTTGCTAATTACTCGTCTGCTGTATGGGCTAACTGGTGGTAAAGGATTTTACTGGTTAAGTCAGTATGGTTGGAGTGGTGCTGCTTTAGCCAGTGTGCTGATGATGGCTTATCCTTTGGAATTAGCAGCACAAGTTTTTGGTTTGTGGAATTTTAATAACTATCTGGTTACGCCTTTTGGGTTGATTACAGGTTTGGCGTGGGGATTGTTTACCATGCCGATTTTGCACAGGTGGCAGGGTGCTAAAACTAGTTTGAACAAATTGTAG